The following proteins come from a genomic window of Synechococcus sp. NB0720_010:
- a CDS encoding uroporphyrinogen-III synthase has protein sequence MALQGRTIAVTRAEQQLGTARQLFEQAGASVLDLPALVIGPPDEWGPLDDALAELEEFHWLIVSSSNGVDAVEQRLQRQGSSLARRPSSLKIAAVGRKTAARLDELGAAADFVPPAFVADSLIEHFPVSGWGLRLLLPRVQSGGRTLLAEAFGEAGARVVEVAAYESRCPEALPAATATALAEGRVDAITFSSGKTVQHTIQLLEQQFGENWREPLERVRLISIGPQTSKTLQALLGRVDAEANPHDLDGLVAACSLALKD, from the coding sequence ATGGCGCTCCAGGGACGCACCATCGCGGTCACTCGGGCTGAGCAGCAACTGGGGACGGCCCGGCAGCTCTTCGAGCAGGCGGGAGCCAGCGTCCTCGATCTCCCTGCCCTGGTGATTGGCCCACCCGATGAGTGGGGCCCCCTCGATGACGCCCTGGCGGAGCTCGAGGAGTTCCACTGGCTGATCGTCTCCAGCAGCAATGGGGTCGATGCCGTGGAGCAGCGGCTGCAGCGCCAGGGCAGCAGCCTGGCCCGGCGGCCCAGCAGCCTCAAGATCGCCGCGGTCGGCCGCAAAACAGCGGCGCGCCTCGATGAGCTGGGGGCGGCCGCTGATTTCGTGCCGCCGGCCTTCGTCGCCGACAGCCTGATTGAGCATTTCCCTGTCTCCGGCTGGGGCCTCCGGCTGCTGCTGCCGCGGGTCCAGAGCGGTGGACGGACCCTGCTGGCGGAAGCCTTTGGCGAGGCCGGAGCACGGGTGGTGGAAGTGGCGGCCTACGAATCGCGCTGCCCCGAAGCGCTGCCTGCGGCCACCGCCACGGCCCTGGCCGAGGGACGAGTCGATGCCATCACCTTCAGCAGCGGCAAGACCGTGCAACACACCATCCAACTGCTGGAGCAGCAGTTCGGCGAGAACTGGAGGGAGCCGCTGGAGCGGGTGCGACTGATTTCGATTGGCCCGCAAACCTCAAAAACACTCCAGGCGCTCCTGGGGCGCGTTGATGCGGAGGCCAACCCCCATGACCTCGATGGGCTCGTGGCCGCCTGTTCCCTCGCCCTTAAAGACTGA
- a CDS encoding glycosyltransferase translates to MLSLSMIVRDEAGQIEDCLRSVQGFADELVVVDTGSKDNTVALAQAAGARVEAIEWPGDFAPARNQALEMVQGDWVLVLDADERLKPEAWKPLRALMAQPDVLVINLLRHERGAIQSPYSNVSRLFRRHPRICWSRAYHSMIDDSVAELLKEEPQWRIADCSEPAIDHDGYRPELLAQGNKPERLRQAMEAELQSRPGDPYACAKLGSLEVAEGNLERGLKLLQEGLANCPSEAQPERYELLLHLALAEASRDPQQAERYYRQALEIPLAPRLNLAAQLNLSALLLQLGQLEEAEALSARATRVAPEIGLGWYNLGLIRRKQGNLAGALEAYREAKRVNPGHAETHQNLAVALLLGGDIDGSRGSFREAIQLLIDQGRTQEAQRLHKQAGELVKLEG, encoded by the coding sequence ATGCTCAGCCTCTCGATGATCGTTCGGGATGAAGCCGGACAAATCGAGGACTGCCTGCGGTCCGTCCAAGGCTTTGCCGATGAGCTGGTGGTGGTGGACACCGGCTCCAAGGACAACACCGTCGCCTTGGCCCAGGCCGCCGGTGCCCGGGTGGAGGCGATCGAGTGGCCCGGGGACTTTGCCCCCGCCCGCAACCAAGCGCTCGAGATGGTGCAAGGCGACTGGGTGCTGGTGCTGGACGCCGATGAACGGCTCAAACCGGAGGCCTGGAAGCCCCTGCGGGCCCTCATGGCGCAACCGGATGTGCTGGTGATCAACCTGCTGCGCCATGAGCGCGGCGCGATCCAGTCGCCCTACTCCAACGTCAGTCGGCTCTTCCGCCGCCATCCGCGCATCTGCTGGAGCCGGGCCTATCACTCGATGATTGACGACAGCGTGGCAGAACTGCTCAAGGAAGAGCCGCAGTGGCGCATCGCCGACTGCTCCGAGCCCGCCATCGATCACGACGGCTACCGCCCAGAGCTCTTGGCTCAAGGCAACAAACCCGAGCGGTTGCGCCAGGCGATGGAGGCCGAGCTGCAGAGCCGTCCCGGCGACCCCTATGCCTGCGCCAAGTTGGGCAGCCTGGAGGTCGCCGAAGGCAACCTCGAGCGGGGCCTGAAGCTGCTGCAGGAGGGCCTGGCGAACTGCCCAAGCGAAGCCCAACCGGAGCGCTACGAGCTGCTGCTGCACCTGGCCCTCGCGGAAGCCAGCCGCGACCCCCAGCAAGCGGAGCGCTACTACCGCCAAGCCCTGGAGATCCCCCTGGCACCGCGGCTGAACCTGGCGGCCCAGCTGAACCTGTCGGCCCTGCTGCTGCAGCTCGGACAGCTGGAGGAGGCGGAAGCCCTCAGCGCCCGCGCCACCCGCGTCGCCCCTGAGATCGGACTGGGCTGGTACAACCTCGGCCTGATCCGCCGCAAACAGGGCAATCTCGCCGGGGCCCTGGAGGCCTACCGCGAAGCCAAACGGGTCAATCCCGGCCATGCCGAAACCCACCAGAACCTGGCCGTCGCCCTCTTGCTGGGCGGCGACATCGATGGTTCCCGCGGCAGCTTCCGTGAGGCGATCCAACTGCTGATTGACCAGGGACGCACCCAGGAGGCCCAGCGGCTGCACAAGCAAGCCGGAGAACTGGTCAAGCTCGAGGGCTGA